The sequence CTTGGGTGGGCGATGGTACCAGACCTTGCAGAGTCTGATAGGCGCGTTATTATGGATAGTTTCCTGCAGTTTCAGAAATATTGGGTGAACAATATGCAGTTCCCGTTGGGATTGCTCTCAAAGTTTCTAGGTGATATGGACGTGCTGCTTCAGGATGCAAGTCCTGGTAGCTCCCAGCAGTTCCAAAGATTACTTGCATTATTGTCTTGTTTATCTACAGTGTTACAGTCCACGGCATCAGGTTTGCTAGAGATGAATATGCTTGAGCAGATCAGTGAACCTCTTTGTAAAATGGTTCCTATTCTATTAGGATGCATGTCTATGATAGGAAAGAAGTTTGGGTGGTCAAAATGGATTGATGATTCTTGGAGATGCTTGACTTTGCTTGCTGAAATTTTGAGTGAACGGTTTGCAACATATTACCCTATTGCAGTTGATATCTTGTTTCAGAGCTTGGTTATGGAATGTAAAGACCAGTCTATGAGGATGAAGAGGCTTGATTCCTTTCAGGTTCATGGAGTTCTTAAAACCAATTTGCAATTGCTGTCCCTGCAAAAGCTTGGCCTTTCTCCATCATCTGTGCACAAGATATTACAATTTGATGCGCCTATATCTCAGCTGCGTTTGCATCCCAACCACTTAGTACCCGGAAGTTCAGCAGCTACTTACATATTTTTGCTTCAACATGGGAACTTTGAGGTTGTTGAAAAATCAGTAATTGTACTGCTTGAGGAGCTGGATTTGTTGAGGTGTATGCTCAGACAAAAATCAGACCTTCAGAATCTGGGATATGATGTCAAAATTCTTAAATCTTACTCGAGATCTGAGCTATTTGCATTGGTTAAGTTTGATTTGGCGGTCTTACTTAGTTGTGTTTCTTTAGGCAGTGGAGCTACTAGCATGATTGGCCAAACAGAAATCGACACTCTGTATCTTAACAGGTCTGGAAAGTTAATATCAAGCATTATTGGCAATTTCAACCCTTTTGAGTCACCTGTCCTTGGGCATGTAGAATTGCAAGTCACAGTTCTCAAGACGTTAGAAAGACTAGCTGCATTTGAATTCTTAAGCAAATGCTCTCTAAGCAAACAAGTTAGTGCCACAATTTCGCAGCAAGCAACACCTGAGAAACTCGAAAAGGTTGAGAGTGGGAGGATTGAACTTCCTGGGCTAGTCTTACAGCATCTGAGAATGTACACTATCCTTCTCATAAGAGCTCTTCATGTCGCTTCTCCTCTGGCAGTTAAAACAGTAGCACTACAGTGGATACATGAATTCTGTCGAAAAGTTGTTGACATATATGAGAATGAGGAAGCATTATATTTTCCATATGAAGTACTTGGATATGCAGATGTTGTCCAGGATTTGCTGTTCTCAGTTCTGGATGTTGCATCAGACAGAGAACCAAAATTGAGATCTCTTGTAGCATTAGTCCTTCAGAAGCTTCTACAAGCAAAGCTTATTCATCCTACACACTTTATAATTACTACTCAAGCAGTTCTTGAAAAACTTGGTGATCCAGATGAAGGTATACGGAATGCATTTGTCAGGTTGCTCTCAAATGTGCTACCTATTACAGTGTATGCATGTGGTCTCCGTGACAATGGACTGGCTACTGCATGCTGGCCGGGTGTTCTTAGATTTAACAATAGATCGAACTTGCATTGGAAGCAACTTTTTGCACTTAAGCAATTGCCTCAGCAACTTCATTCACAGCAACTTGTTACCATACTTAGTTACATTGCACAGAGATGGAAAGTTCCTCTTTCTTCATGGATCCAGAGGCTCATTTGTGGCTGTGGGCGTACCAAAAATGTCGCTTTGATTCAGCCTGAGGAAACTTCTAATTCTAGCTCAAATGGGCTGTTGTGGGATATCAAAGTTGATGAAGATATTCTTGAGAGAATTTGCTCCGTTAACACCCTTGCTGGTGCATGGTGGGCAATACATGAAGCTGCCCGGTATTGTATTACCACTCGCCTTCGAACAAACCTTGGTGGTCCAACTCAAACTTTTGCAGCATTGGAGCGCATGCTTCTTGATGTTGCTCATGTCCTGCAGCTTGATGCTGATCAAAGTGATGGAAACTTAAATATTATTGGTTCTTCTTATGCTCACTTGTTACCTATGAGATTGTTGCTTGATTTTGTTGAGGCTCTTAAGAAAAATGTATACAATGCATATGAAGGGTCAACTGTTTTACCCAGTGCTTCTCGGCAAAGTTCCTTGTTCTTTCGAGCAAATAGGAAGGTTTGTGAGGAGTGGTTTTCTCGGATAAGTGAGCCTATGATGAATGCAGGATTGGCGCTCCAATGTCATGATGCTACAATATATTATTGCGCATTGCGCTTGCAGGAGCTGAGGAGCCTTGTGGCTTCAGCTATTAAAGACAGGCCTAGAGTGCAACTGACTGAAAATATCCACAATGTCAGAGCCAGGTATGCTGCAGATATCTTGAGGGTTTTACGGCACATGTGTTTGGCTTTTTGTAAAGCACATGAGCCAGAGGCATTAATTGGAATCCGAAATTGGGCAACAGTAGTATTTTCTCCTTTGTTTACTGATGAAAACCAAAGTTTAGATGATAGTGGAATAATTGGACATTTTTCATGGATTACTGGGCTTGTATATCAAGCTAAAGGTCAGCATGAAAAAGCTGCGGCTCACTTTATTCATCTGTTACAGACTGAGGATTCACTCACTTTTATGGGTTCTGATGGTGTACAGTTTTCAATTGCACGTATTATTGAGAGTTACTCAGCAGTTTCTGATTGGAAGTCCTTGGAATCCTGGCTGTTGGAACTGCAAACACTTCGTGCTAAGCATGCTGGAAAAAGTTATTCTGGTGCTTTAACAATTGCTGGCAATGAAGTAAATTCCGTTCAAGCGTTGGCACGCTTTGATGAGGGTGAATTTCAGGCAGCTTGGGCTTGTCTTGATTTGACCCCTAAAAGTAGCAGCGAACTCACTCTGGATCCCAAGTTGGCCTTGCAAAGAAGTGAACAAATGTTGTTGCAAGCTATGCTTCATCAAGTTGAGGGAAGAGCGGAGAAGGTGTCAGAGGAATTGCAGAAGGCCAAGGGAATGCTGATGGAACCATTGTCTGTCTTGCCTTTGGATGGACTTGTAGAGGCAGCATCACATGTCAACCAATTATACTGCATCTCTGCATTTGAAGAGTGTTATAATCTCAATGTAAGCCAAGACAAGCATTTTCCATCACTATTAAGTTCTCATATGCAAGTGATGAAGTCTCCCATTATCAAAGATTGTCAAGATTGCAATATATGGTTAAAGGTCCTACGAATATATCAAAGGGCTTACCCCTCATCATCCATGACTCTCAAACTTTGCAGGAATTTGATGAGTCTAGCTCGTAAGCAAAAGAACTTCCGTTTGGCAAATCATCTTGACAATTATCTCAAAGATCATCTTTCTAGTTTCCCTGATGGAGGTATCCGTGATCATGTAACTCTTGGCTTGGAGTATGAGCGAGTACTGTTGATGCATGCTGAAGACAAATTTGAAGATGCTTTAACTAGTCTTTGGTCATTTATCAGACCTTCGATGATCTCATCTTCATTTATAGCATCTGACACTACTGATAAAGTTCTTAAGGCGAAGGCATGCCTGAAACTATCTAATTGGTTGCAAGAAGATTATTCAAATTCATGGATGAAAGATATAATCCTCAAAATAAGATGTGATTTCAACACCTCATCCGGCAGAGAGGAATCTAGTTTCATTCTTGATAATCTGACTTCTAAGGAGAATGTGAATGCTATTATTGAGGAACTTGTGGGCACTGCAACAAAGTTGTCGTCCCAACTCTGTCCCACTTTAGGAAAATCTTGGATTTCATATGCTTCTTGGTGTTATAATCAAGCTAGGTTATCGTTGTGTGCCCCTTGTGAAGCTACCCTTTTTTCTTGCTCATTTTCTGCTGTTCTTGATTCTGAAATCCAACCAGCAAGATATAAGTTAACCGAGGAAGAAGTTGTGAAAGTGAAAGATATTATCTCAAAGCTTCTTGCGAGTGGTGAAGTATTGAATGAAGATGGAGAATCTGATGTTTTCTGCTCTGGAAATTCTGAAAGCATTGAAACTGATGGCACTGCTAGCTCTCTGTTGCAGGAGGTAGTAGATACTATCGAAGCTGAAGCTGGAGCCCCTGGAGTAGAAGATTATAATGGTGAATTCTTCCCCAATACTTTGACTTCTAAGTTGCAGCAATGCTTATTTAAAGCAAATGTTGTTCTAGAAGAAACAAGTGTCAAATCTTTAGTTACTGATTTGGTTAATATCTGGTGGTCTTTGCGGCGTAGAAGGGTCTCTCTCTTTGGCCATGCGGCCCAAGCTTTTGTGAATTTTCTTTCATGTGCATCTTCCAGATCTTTAGATGGACAATTAACCAGCTGTAGTGAGGAGTCAAAATATAAGTCTCTGAACTATACACTTAGATCCACACTTTATGTGTTACATATTCTTCTCAACTATGGGATTGAGCTGAAAGACACACTTGAACCTGCACTTTCGACAGTTCCCTTGCTACCATGGCAGGTAGGTTCACTTTCTACTTATGGTTTGGTTTTGACTGCTTTGTCATATTTTAATGATATCTTCCTTTTGTAGGACATAATACCTCAGCTGTTTGCTCGTCTAAGTTCCCACCCTGAACAAGCAGTTAGAAAACAATTGGAGACCTTAATAGTAAAGCTGGCTAAGCTATCTCCTAGATCTGTTGTCTATCCAACTCTAGTTGATGCAAATTCTTACGAAAGAGAACCTTCTGAGGAGCTTCAGAAAATACTGGCTTGTTTGGTAAAATCCTTCTTTACCGTTGTATCTAACTAATTGTCTTTATGATGAGAGAATTTTTTCATGCAAATGTGTTTTTGATTCAATTATTGTCAGAAGGCAATCTGACATCATAGCTTTTTAAATTGAGTTAATTTCCTGTAGTTAATCGTGGTTCTGCATCTGGGATTTCAGTCTGCTTTCGTGAAGTGACACTTCTGTAGCTAACTGGAAAATGTTCCAAGGGATTTTCCAGCATTACATCGATCTAGTCTTTGTTGTCATTTGGATTCTAAATGGAAGTATTTGGACTTATTTTACCTTTTGTGCAATCCTGACAATTTCTGTCACTTCTTCTGGTAGATAAACTCTTCACCTGTTAAAGTATCTCATTGAACTATGATATCTTTCTGGAATTATTCTTCCCAACttccaaaataataaaattatccgTAGGTTATGAGAGAAAGTCCTTTCTACTTGTAAGCTAAAAGGATAAATTGATGCACATTCGAGTCCACTTATAGTGGTTTGTTATGTCCTATTGCCCAAATGTAGTGGATCAGCTTTGTAACTGAACTAAAGCTAGGTGACCAATACAACTTTCTGCGAAATGATATCCCCCCTaaggataaataaataaatattgtgctAGCTGCAGAGTGCCTTTTTTTCcgccttcttttttttttttctgttggtCTCCTACTTTAATCTCCGATTTGCAATCTTAgacatattttttgaaatagtttGTCCCTCAATCTCACTAAGACGGTAAGACCTAAATGATactatcttcttcttctctcctTTGATGCATTAGTTTGTTAGGTTTATGCAGATACAATCATTCCAGATTTGGTTATATCGACTCAAGTATGTTTTGGAAacgaaaaaataattagatcTTTATATGATTTGCAGAATGAGCTGTATCCTAAGTTAGTTCAGGATGTCCAGTTGATGATAACAGAGCTTGAAAATGTAACAGTCCTCTGGGAGGAATTATGGCTCAGCACACTTCAAGATCTTCATGCAGGTAACTGTTGCTCTTTTATTTAGCCATGAACTGTTTTTGGTTCTGGGGTTCCCCATTAAGTGAGGTTTACCTTTTACTGAATATAAAAAACGAAGGGATGGGTGCTTCATATCTTTGAAGTCCATAAAGGTTAAATAGAAGTCAAAGCTCACCTCGTAAGAGAAGCATAAGAAAACTCTGAGGGTGAATATTTGGTTTTACAATATTAAGACAAGTTGAAAAATTGTGATGGTTAACTTCCTCAACATTTTGTTTTAGTTCATGGTAAATCAAAAAGTAGCATTATCTTAACTTCTTGATTATGAAATAAACTATCAATACTTAGATGTACCGCAGTACTTGTTCCAAGTCAATGAGCATTCAATTGGGAAGGAGAGCAGTAAATTTAGTGCAATTGTCTTACCTCTTCTTGTTTTCTACATTGATATATAATTTACCAGATGTAATGAGGCGCATAATTTTGCTGAAAGAGGAGGCTGCACGAATTGCAGAAAACCCAACTCTTAGCCATGGAGAGAAGAACAAGATAAATGCTGCTAAGTACTCAGCCATGATGGCTCCTATTGTTGTTGTCCTAGAGCGTCGTTTTGCTTCTACTTCTCGTAAACCTGAAACTCCTCATGAAATTTGGTTTCATGAGGTGTACAAGGAACAAATAAAATCTGCTATCATAACTTTCAAGAACCCTCCTGCATCTGCTGTGGCTCTTGGGGATGTTTGGCGACCATTTGATAATGTGGCTGCATCCTTGGCATCTTATCAAAGGAAATCCGCAGTATCACTAGGAGAAGTTGCACCACAACTGGCTCTTCTTTCGTCATCTGATGCTCCAATGCCTGGTCTTGAGAAGCAAATTATGGTTTCGGAATCAGAAGGGGGACTTAATACTTCTTCCAGTGGAATTGTCACAATTGCTTCTTTCTGTGAACAGGTGGCAATATTATCTACCAAGACAAAGCCTAAAAAGATCATTATAGTAGGCTCTGATGGGGTGAAGTACACATATCTGTTGAAAGGGCGTGAAGATCTGCGGCTGGATGCCAGAATAATGCAGCTGCTACAAGCAGTTAACAATTTTCTGCATTCATCATCTGCAGTACAGAGTCAGTCTGTCTGTGTACGCTTCTACTCCGTCACACCTATTAGTGGTCGAGCTGGTCTCATCCAGTGGGTGGATAATGTAGTAAGTATTTACAGTGTCTTCAAGGCATGGCAGAGTCGGGTTCAGCTGGCACAACTTTCTGCGCTAGGTGCTAATGCAAAACAGACAGTTCCTCCACCTGTTCCTCGGCCAATGGACATGTTTTATGGTAAGATCATACCTGCACTTAAGGAGAAAGGAATAAGAAGAGTAATATCAAGAAGAGATTGGCCTCATGAAGTTAAACGAAAGGTACTTTTGGATCTCATGAAGGAAGCCCCTAAGCAacttctttaccaggaactttGGTGTGCGAGTGAGGGATTCAAGGCCTTCAGCTCGAAACTAAAGAGGTAACGTTTTTCTCCTTATTTACCTGCAATAGTCTTCTGTAAATGCAATGCATCCGATATGAGTTTTACTGTGTTCTATTGAAGATTTTCTGCAAAGGAAATTGGTCAACTGTTGTCATCCCAGCGAGAGTAGTTTTTCGTGTCAATGCAGTTTCCATTTTATAGCAAGGCTGTCGGTGGATCTTGGCTTGGtgacttttaaaataattgaattttatcTGCTTGCAGATATTCAGGTAGTGTGGCAGCCATGAGTATCATTGGCCACGTTTTAGGCCTTGGGGATCGCCATTTGGATAATATTCTTATGGATTTTTGCTCTGGGGATATTGTGCATATTGATTACAATGTCTGCTTTGATAAAGGGCAAAGATTAAAGATCCCAGAAATAGTTCCTTTTCGCCTAACCCAGACAATTGAAGCAGCTCTAGGGTTAACTGGCGTAGAGGGTACATTCAGAGCTAATTGTGAAGCTGTTCTTGGCGTTCTAAAGAAGAACAAGGACATAATCTTGATGTTACTTGAGGTCTTTGTGTGGGATCCCCTAGTGGAATGGACACGTGGAGACTTCCATGATGATGCAGCAATTTTTGGGGAGGAAAGAAAGGGGATGGATCTC comes from Solanum pennellii chromosome 1, SPENNV200 and encodes:
- the LOC107002510 gene encoding serine/threonine-protein kinase SMG1-like, with translation MMQGLHHQQQQLAALLTVALPKDDPSKSTSTSVTEDDESSRVAAITSLQRAILYPPNSLLITHSASFLAQGFSQLLSDKSYSVRQAAATAYGALCSVLCLISIAPNGRQNHVILVSLVDRFIGWALPLLSTVVDGTTDLALEGLREFLNIGDVSAVERFALPILKACQELLEDERTSLSLLRRLLAVLTLISLKFFRCFQPHFVDVVDLLLGWAMVPDLAESDRRVIMDSFLQFQKYWVNNMQFPLGLLSKFLGDMDVLLQDASPGSSQQFQRLLALLSCLSTVLQSTASGLLEMNMLEQISEPLCKMVPILLGCMSMIGKKFGWSKWIDDSWRCLTLLAEILSERFATYYPIAVDILFQSLVMECKDQSMRMKRLDSFQVHGVLKTNLQLLSLQKLGLSPSSVHKILQFDAPISQLRLHPNHLVPGSSAATYIFLLQHGNFEVVEKSVIVLLEELDLLRCMLRQKSDLQNLGYDVKILKSYSRSELFALVKFDLAVLLSCVSLGSGATSMIGQTEIDTLYLNRSGKLISSIIGNFNPFESPVLGHVELQVTVLKTLERLAAFEFLSKCSLSKQVSATISQQATPEKLEKVESGRIELPGLVLQHLRMYTILLIRALHVASPLAVKTVALQWIHEFCRKVVDIYENEEALYFPYEVLGYADVVQDLLFSVLDVASDREPKLRSLVALVLQKLLQAKLIHPTHFIITTQAVLEKLGDPDEGIRNAFVRLLSNVLPITVYACGLRDNGLATACWPGVLRFNNRSNLHWKQLFALKQLPQQLHSQQLVTILSYIAQRWKVPLSSWIQRLICGCGRTKNVALIQPEETSNSSSNGLLWDIKVDEDILERICSVNTLAGAWWAIHEAARYCITTRLRTNLGGPTQTFAALERMLLDVAHVLQLDADQSDGNLNIIGSSYAHLLPMRLLLDFVEALKKNVYNAYEGSTVLPSASRQSSLFFRANRKVCEEWFSRISEPMMNAGLALQCHDATIYYCALRLQELRSLVASAIKDRPRVQLTENIHNVRARYAADILRVLRHMCLAFCKAHEPEALIGIRNWATVVFSPLFTDENQSLDDSGIIGHFSWITGLVYQAKGQHEKAAAHFIHLLQTEDSLTFMGSDGVQFSIARIIESYSAVSDWKSLESWLLELQTLRAKHAGKSYSGALTIAGNEVNSVQALARFDEGEFQAAWACLDLTPKSSSELTLDPKLALQRSEQMLLQAMLHQVEGRAEKVSEELQKAKGMLMEPLSVLPLDGLVEAASHVNQLYCISAFEECYNLNVSQDKHFPSLLSSHMQVMKSPIIKDCQDCNIWLKVLRIYQRAYPSSSMTLKLCRNLMSLARKQKNFRLANHLDNYLKDHLSSFPDGGIRDHVTLGLEYERVLLMHAEDKFEDALTSLWSFIRPSMISSSFIASDTTDKVLKAKACLKLSNWLQEDYSNSWMKDIILKIRCDFNTSSGREESSFILDNLTSKENVNAIIEELVGTATKLSSQLCPTLGKSWISYASWCYNQARLSLCAPCEATLFSCSFSAVLDSEIQPARYKLTEEEVVKVKDIISKLLASGEVLNEDGESDVFCSGNSESIETDGTASSLLQEVVDTIEAEAGAPGVEDYNGEFFPNTLTSKLQQCLFKANVVLEETSVKSLVTDLVNIWWSLRRRRVSLFGHAAQAFVNFLSCASSRSLDGQLTSCSEESKYKSLNYTLRSTLYVLHILLNYGIELKDTLEPALSTVPLLPWQDIIPQLFARLSSHPEQAVRKQLETLIVKLAKLSPRSVVYPTLVDANSYEREPSEELQKILACLNELYPKLVQDVQLMITELENVTVLWEELWLSTLQDLHADVMRRIILLKEEAARIAENPTLSHGEKNKINAAKYSAMMAPIVVVLERRFASTSRKPETPHEIWFHEVYKEQIKSAIITFKNPPASAVALGDVWRPFDNVAASLASYQRKSAVSLGEVAPQLALLSSSDAPMPGLEKQIMVSESEGGLNTSSSGIVTIASFCEQVAILSTKTKPKKIIIVGSDGVKYTYLLKGREDLRLDARIMQLLQAVNNFLHSSSAVQSQSVCVRFYSVTPISGRAGLIQWVDNVVSIYSVFKAWQSRVQLAQLSALGANAKQTVPPPVPRPMDMFYGKIIPALKEKGIRRVISRRDWPHEVKRKVLLDLMKEAPKQLLYQELWCASEGFKAFSSKLKRYSGSVAAMSIIGHVLGLGDRHLDNILMDFCSGDIVHIDYNVCFDKGQRLKIPEIVPFRLTQTIEAALGLTGVEGTFRANCEAVLGVLKKNKDIILMLLEVFVWDPLVEWTRGDFHDDAAIFGEERKGMDLAVSLSLFASRMQEIRIPLQEHHDLLLSTLPAVESGLERFINIMNQYEVVSGLYRRADQERSSLVLRETSAKSLVADTTSTSESIRASLEMQARELAQAQAVVMEKAQEATTWIEQHGRTLDALRSSSIPDIRACIQLTGKEESLSLVSAVLVAGVPLTVVPEPTQAQCNDIDREVSHLVAELDHGLSSAISTIQTYSLSLQRILPINYHTSSPVHGWAQVLQLAINTLSSDILSLSRRQAAELIGKAHADGIDSVKNRYDDLCLKVGQYAAEIERMEEECAELVNSIGPETELRARNSLFSSFKNYMESAGIERKEDAGLHGNFQETKEKVLSVLKAAFSALYNDIKHKILNNLSRFTTRRHTDMILCSDLGTSFSEFEEQVEKCMLVAKFLNELQQYVRMDYRSIDTVVDTSESLFDSNWTSIFKTCLLSCKNLVSQMVEVVLPEVIRSVILFNTEIMDVFASLSQIRRSIDTALEQLIEVELERVSLAELEQNYFVKVGHITEQQLALEEAAVKGRDHLSWEEAEELASQEEACRAQLDKLHQSWNQKDFRFSSLIQKETAIRSSLVSLEQDLQSMISHEHDEELHLFRSRALMAALMQPFSELEAVDQELSLLGAPVESGSTRISHLKNLFNSGCPLSEYIWKFPGIWSNHAFFVWKVYIVDSFLDSCTQNIALQADQSLGFDQLVNIVKKKLESQLQENVEQYLKEKVVPVLITRLEKESEYLKQVTESTEDLTCDQGNNNFAAVRNVQIMLEEYCNAHETVRAAKSAASLMKRQVSELKEALFKTTLEIVQIEWMHDINANILQKRRLISHKYLPSDARLLPVLLNISRPQLLENFQSSIAKIDRALEGLQACERTSVTAEGQLERAMNWACGGASSTSAGSALARNPGIPQEFHDHLMRRQQLICEVREKASDVMKLCISILKFELSRDGFFQTSEEFYPSRSMVDGRTWQQAYLNALTNLDVTYHSFNHTEQEWKLAQTNMEAASSALFSATNELCVASVKAKSASGDMQSTLLAMRDCSYELSVALSAFGSITRGRTALTSECGSMLEEVLAVTEGVHDVHSIAKEATALHLSLMEDLSKANGILLPLESLLCKDVATMTEAMAKEREATMEISPVHGQAIFQSYHVKVEKTYEVFKPLVQSLTISVEGLYSMLTRLAQSASLHAGNLHKALEGLGESQEARSEDLNSYRPDLADQYDSKNEIFSQSDRESSMDILDVNGLSLQDKGWMSAPDSMTSGSSESAATSSQVSLANSSDGPDLIDPITPYCSDDTERREYSNNFSSVGSALPGLPQLESEKTQETFEMKLSLGNEEPLASKDRVEEAAHETSLINVEAANRTTRGKNSYALSILRRVEMKLDGRDVADNRAISVAEQVDYLLKQATSVDNLCNMYEGWTPWI